Proteins co-encoded in one Cytophaga hutchinsonii ATCC 33406 genomic window:
- a CDS encoding DUF262 domain-containing protein — translation METGLLLTLLNKTTSLSVNQKTGIEVVSCTFNDLINTFQKAIPNTNIKGQLCIPEYQRPYVWKEKQINRLLDDFIEYYKNTDNDKPLFYLGSIIVHKDEGTLKIIDGQQRITTLLLINSIINKEIKSGIQYTSTTSINNIKRNFSYLKSVHAKDVFDYADTEVLNYIDFDKINVTLVVTATEDLAYTFFETQNTGGVRLSGSDIIKAHHLRAISSEKNINYQARKWEGIESEKIESIIQNLTKIRFWDNRNWRRFPFYRDEKGIKEVLIEEFTENTKHDKEDISFYYSAVKMEAGRAFQMHESNYKQLKQPLSDGNNTLDYINDYVHLHDVLFNRSKKDYRVSDAFYDFNEKLMHGNSGTLFLKELLEICIITYVSRFGFYRLFEASLWLYRSIYSLRVSSSRNVREDSIFKFVFENQFIDNIIEVYTVDELILYLKRFKYTFNTDNLGVKESKDKHIGSLNNYFNEFGKTEDFKKTPKAFDKAFLTAIVTKIKENNEQ, via the coding sequence ATGGAAACTGGTCTATTATTAACATTATTAAATAAAACAACATCACTTTCAGTTAATCAAAAGACTGGTATTGAAGTTGTAAGCTGTACCTTTAATGATTTAATAAATACCTTTCAAAAAGCTATTCCCAATACTAATATAAAAGGTCAGTTATGTATACCAGAATATCAACGACCATATGTCTGGAAAGAAAAACAGATCAATCGGCTTTTAGATGATTTTATTGAATATTATAAAAATACGGATAATGACAAACCACTTTTTTATTTAGGTAGCATAATAGTACATAAGGATGAAGGCACACTTAAAATCATTGACGGACAGCAACGAATAACAACATTATTGCTCATCAATTCTATTATCAATAAAGAAATTAAAAGTGGGATTCAATATACTTCTACTACCAGCATCAATAATATAAAACGCAATTTTTCTTACCTTAAAAGTGTACACGCAAAAGATGTTTTTGATTATGCCGATACAGAAGTCCTCAACTATATTGATTTTGATAAAATTAATGTAACGTTGGTAGTTACTGCTACCGAAGATTTAGCCTATACTTTTTTTGAAACTCAGAATACAGGAGGTGTTCGATTGAGTGGTTCTGATATAATAAAGGCACATCATTTACGAGCCATTTCTTCTGAAAAAAATATAAATTATCAGGCCCGAAAATGGGAAGGCATCGAAAGTGAAAAAATAGAAAGTATCATTCAAAATCTTACTAAAATAAGATTTTGGGATAACAGAAATTGGCGCAGGTTCCCTTTTTACAGAGATGAAAAAGGAATAAAGGAAGTCTTAATTGAAGAATTTACTGAAAATACAAAACACGACAAGGAAGATATTTCATTTTATTATAGTGCTGTAAAAATGGAGGCTGGCAGGGCATTTCAAATGCATGAAAGCAACTATAAGCAACTAAAGCAACCTTTGTCGGATGGTAATAATACTCTTGATTATATCAATGATTATGTGCACTTACACGATGTACTATTCAATAGAAGCAAAAAAGATTACAGAGTAAGCGATGCTTTTTATGATTTTAACGAAAAGTTGATGCATGGCAATTCGGGCACATTGTTCTTAAAAGAGTTGTTAGAAATTTGCATTATCACTTATGTAAGCCGTTTTGGATTTTACCGCTTATTTGAAGCCAGTTTATGGTTATATCGTTCTATTTATTCGCTAAGGGTTTCTTCAAGTAGAAACGTTAGAGAGGATAGCATTTTCAAATTCGTTTTTGAAAATCAATTTATTGATAATATCATTGAAGTTTATACAGTAGATGAACTCATTTTATATCTAAAAAGATTTAAGTACACCTTTAATACTGACAATTTAGGAGTGAAAGAATCAAAAGATAAGCACATTGGTTCATTGAATAATTATTTTAATGAGTTTGGTAAAACAGAAGATTTCAAGAAAACTCCAAAAGCTTTTGACAAAGCTTTTTTAACTGCCATTGTAACTAAAATTAAAGAAAACAATGAGCAATAA
- a CDS encoding type I restriction-modification system subunit M, translating into MNQAVHNKLVSFIWSIADDCLRDVYVRGKYRDVILPMVVLRRLDALLEPTKDAVLEEMAFQKDEAKFTEWDENGLRQASGYVFYNTSEWTLQRLHDTATNNQQILQANFEDYLKGYSGNVKEIIEKFNLKRQVQHMASKDVLLNVLEKFTSSYINLTPFEKNDPDGRKLPPLSNLGMGYVFEELIRKFNEDNNEEAGEHFTPREVIDLMTHIIFEPIKDKLPPVMTIYDPACGSGGMLTESQNFIKDEDGEIKAKGDVYLYGKEINDETYAICKSDMMIKGNNPENIRVGSTLSTNEFAGTTFDFMLSNPPYGKSWASEQKFIKDGKDIIDPRFKIKLQNYWGIEEEADATPRSSDGQLLFLMEMVNKMKPLSQSKLGSRIASVHNGSSLFTGDAGGGESNIRRYIIENDWLEAIVQMPNNLFYNTGITTYIWILSNNKSNKRKGKVQLIDAGFMFRKLRKNLGNKNCEFAPEHIREIVSVYEKMQAVDRKVDDEQGISSKVFDNTDFGYYKVTIERPKRLKAQFTAERIEELRFDKTLREPMAWAYETYREKVYTEIAKHEKAIIEWCEKNELNLNAKQTKTLVTQATWQKQLDLVTLAMDLMKKIGSKEFNDFNLFKERVDEALAAKKLKLSSSEKNAILNAVSWYDADAEKVVKGTTKLAGDKLKELLAYLGCKEKELGDYGYFATEKKGEYLEYETESNLRDTENVPLKEAIYTYFLREVKPHVGEAWINLDATKIGYEISFNKYFYKHKPLRSIEDVTADILALEKESDGLIAEILGL; encoded by the coding sequence ATGAATCAGGCAGTACACAATAAACTAGTATCCTTTATTTGGTCTATCGCAGACGATTGTTTGCGTGATGTATATGTACGAGGGAAGTACCGGGATGTGATTTTGCCCATGGTGGTATTGAGGAGATTAGACGCACTCCTTGAACCAACCAAAGATGCTGTATTGGAAGAGATGGCTTTTCAGAAAGATGAAGCCAAGTTTACAGAGTGGGATGAAAATGGATTGCGCCAGGCAAGTGGTTATGTCTTTTACAATACGAGCGAATGGACGTTGCAAAGGCTACACGATACGGCAACCAATAATCAACAAATTCTTCAGGCTAATTTTGAAGACTATTTAAAAGGGTATAGTGGCAACGTAAAAGAGATCATTGAGAAATTTAATCTTAAAAGGCAAGTTCAGCACATGGCATCGAAAGATGTTTTGTTGAATGTATTAGAGAAATTTACTTCGTCGTATATCAATCTTACTCCTTTTGAAAAAAATGATCCTGATGGAAGAAAGCTTCCGCCCTTAAGCAATCTTGGGATGGGTTATGTGTTTGAAGAACTGATCCGTAAATTCAATGAAGACAATAACGAAGAAGCTGGGGAGCACTTTACACCGCGCGAAGTAATTGATTTGATGACGCATATTATTTTTGAACCCATCAAAGACAAACTTCCTCCGGTAATGACCATTTACGATCCTGCCTGTGGAAGCGGTGGTATGCTTACAGAATCACAGAATTTTATCAAGGATGAAGATGGTGAAATAAAAGCTAAAGGAGATGTGTATTTGTACGGCAAGGAAATCAATGATGAAACCTATGCCATTTGCAAATCAGATATGATGATTAAGGGGAATAACCCTGAAAACATTCGTGTAGGTTCTACGCTTTCAACCAATGAATTTGCTGGTACTACGTTTGATTTTATGCTTTCCAATCCGCCCTATGGTAAGTCCTGGGCGAGTGAGCAAAAGTTTATAAAAGATGGGAAAGATATTATTGATCCTCGTTTTAAAATCAAGCTTCAAAACTATTGGGGAATTGAAGAAGAAGCAGATGCCACACCACGCTCTTCAGATGGGCAATTACTTTTCCTGATGGAAATGGTGAATAAAATGAAACCGCTTTCTCAAAGTAAATTGGGCTCGCGCATTGCATCGGTGCATAATGGTAGTAGTTTGTTTACAGGTGATGCCGGTGGAGGCGAAAGCAATATCCGCAGGTATATTATTGAAAACGATTGGTTGGAAGCCATTGTGCAAATGCCGAATAACTTGTTTTACAATACGGGTATCACTACCTATATCTGGATTTTAAGCAACAACAAATCGAACAAAAGAAAAGGCAAGGTGCAGTTGATTGATGCCGGTTTTATGTTCCGTAAACTGCGTAAAAACTTAGGAAATAAAAACTGTGAGTTTGCTCCCGAGCACATACGCGAGATCGTATCTGTCTACGAGAAGATGCAGGCTGTTGACCGAAAGGTTGATGATGAACAAGGGATTTCTTCAAAAGTTTTTGATAACACAGATTTTGGATATTACAAAGTTACCATTGAACGACCAAAACGTTTGAAAGCACAATTCACAGCTGAACGTATTGAAGAACTTCGTTTTGATAAAACCCTGCGCGAACCGATGGCCTGGGCCTACGAAACGTATAGGGAAAAAGTATATACCGAAATTGCCAAACATGAAAAGGCAATTATTGAGTGGTGCGAAAAAAATGAGTTAAACTTAAATGCCAAGCAAACTAAGACACTTGTAACTCAAGCTACCTGGCAAAAACAGTTGGACCTGGTAACACTTGCTATGGATCTAATGAAAAAAATAGGATCGAAAGAGTTCAATGATTTTAATCTTTTTAAAGAAAGGGTAGACGAAGCATTAGCCGCAAAAAAACTAAAGCTTTCTTCTTCTGAAAAAAATGCGATTCTGAATGCAGTTAGCTGGTATGATGCAGATGCTGAAAAGGTGGTAAAAGGAACAACGAAATTAGCAGGCGATAAACTAAAAGAACTGCTTGCCTATTTGGGTTGCAAAGAAAAAGAATTGGGTGATTACGGTTACTTTGCAACGGAGAAAAAAGGCGAATACCTGGAATACGAAACAGAAAGTAATTTGCGTGATACCGAAAATGTACCGCTGAAAGAGGCTATTTATACCTACTTTTTGCGTGAAGTAAAACCACATGTAGGCGAAGCCTGGATCAATTTAGATGCTACCAAAATCGGATATGAAATAAGTTTTAATAAATATTTCTATAAGCATAAACCCTTACGAAGCATTGAAGATGTTACGGCAGACATCCTGGCCTTGGAAAAGGAAAGCGATGGACTGATTGCAGAAATTTTAGGATTGTAA
- a CDS encoding DUF262 domain-containing protein, which yields MSNKIFNTSIVNLADLQKFSFTIPTYQRPYVWGDEQIEKLLGDFYKSYQYNKEEDYYIGTILTKENGMKAELIDGQQRFTTLWLIAFVFSRINKKSEIENFLTNTDKSLKMNFEIRTEVEDYFKSLLEKDKDEDIKIIESSEIAKYPYLKNIAKALVNINGIIQTITHEELKKFGDYIYTKVQLIKNTTPHAIDLNKLFSTINSAGLQLEQTDIVKANLLKCIDEKVLYSKIWEACENMNNFFERNVRDSFPQTDWATVDLCRLNEFDKTKFLFNDINSEIPIETKNSIFTIEGLTLEDCEPYVEIKKGVIDEKRESEEVFCRSVINFGQLLLHTYRLHLRNEGKPDFEGTFHVNRIIEIFKPIEELNDPNEIKRFFVLLWKVRFLFDKYIIKWISDVDTKTEQLELININKNSTNYYSRTKYAKSSMLMLQSVLYFTGDYLRQFWLTSYLGYLLEYHGDLDANSDIHLDRLEKIDNNLSLCKTMNDKEASLALIDSTVNTDFEYEIYLTSSYGTKFQHYWFQKLEFILWKNWSFPKTSEFENYRITSRNSVEHIYPQNPENIIKNPKNENEILHSFGNLVLLSVSQNSEYSNKSVDEKRSMFNNKNISYDTLKSYYIFQNEIWTKKEIIQHQNEMIELICKHYKK from the coding sequence ATGAGCAATAAGATATTCAATACTTCAATAGTGAATCTTGCTGATTTGCAAAAGTTTAGTTTTACTATTCCTACTTATCAGCGGCCTTATGTATGGGGTGATGAACAAATTGAAAAATTATTAGGCGACTTTTATAAATCATATCAATATAACAAGGAGGAAGATTATTATATAGGCACTATTCTTACCAAAGAAAATGGGATGAAGGCTGAGTTAATTGATGGTCAACAACGTTTCACTACATTATGGTTAATAGCATTTGTATTTTCAAGAATAAATAAAAAATCAGAGATTGAGAATTTCTTGACCAATACAGATAAGTCTTTAAAAATGAATTTTGAAATAAGAACGGAAGTAGAAGATTATTTCAAAAGTTTGTTGGAGAAAGATAAAGATGAGGATATTAAAATTATTGAGAGTAGCGAGATTGCGAAATATCCCTATCTAAAAAACATAGCCAAAGCTTTAGTAAATATTAATGGAATAATTCAAACCATAACTCATGAAGAGCTTAAAAAATTTGGAGACTATATTTATACCAAGGTTCAATTAATAAAAAATACCACCCCTCATGCAATTGATTTAAATAAGCTCTTTTCTACGATTAATAGTGCCGGATTGCAATTGGAACAAACCGATATTGTTAAAGCCAATCTATTGAAATGTATTGATGAAAAAGTCTTGTATAGTAAAATTTGGGAAGCTTGTGAGAATATGAATAATTTTTTCGAAAGAAACGTTCGAGATTCTTTCCCCCAAACGGATTGGGCTACAGTAGATTTATGCAGACTCAATGAATTTGATAAAACAAAATTTCTTTTTAATGATATTAATTCAGAGATACCCATAGAAACTAAAAATTCAATATTTACTATAGAAGGGTTAACATTAGAAGATTGCGAGCCTTATGTAGAAATAAAGAAAGGGGTTATAGACGAAAAACGAGAATCAGAAGAAGTATTTTGCCGTTCCGTCATCAACTTCGGACAATTACTGTTGCATACATATAGATTGCATTTGCGAAATGAAGGTAAACCAGATTTTGAAGGTACTTTTCATGTAAATCGGATCATTGAAATATTTAAGCCAATCGAAGAACTGAATGATCCAAATGAGATAAAGCGGTTTTTTGTTTTGCTATGGAAAGTTCGATTTTTGTTTGATAAGTATATAATAAAATGGATAAGTGATGTAGATACAAAAACAGAACAGTTAGAACTTATCAATATCAATAAAAATTCTACCAATTATTATTCAAGAACCAAGTATGCCAAGTCTAGCATGCTTATGTTACAAAGTGTACTATATTTTACTGGAGATTATTTGAGACAGTTCTGGCTTACTTCTTACCTCGGATATTTATTAGAGTATCACGGAGATTTAGATGCAAATTCAGATATACATTTAGACCGCTTAGAAAAAATTGACAATAACTTATCCTTATGTAAAACAATGAACGACAAAGAGGCGTCTTTGGCATTGATTGATTCTACTGTTAATACTGACTTTGAATATGAAATATATTTAACTTCAAGTTATGGCACAAAATTTCAACACTATTGGTTTCAAAAGTTGGAGTTTATTTTGTGGAAAAACTGGTCATTTCCTAAAACTAGTGAATTTGAAAATTATAGAATTACATCTAGGAATTCAGTGGAACACATTTATCCTCAGAATCCAGAAAATATAATTAAAAATCCAAAAAATGAAAATGAGATTTTACATTCATTTGGAAATTTAGTTTTATTAAGTGTTTCACAAAACTCAGAGTACAGTAATAAATCTGTTGATGAAAAACGAAGCATGTTTAATAATAAGAATATTTCATATGATACTTTGAAGTCTTATTATATTTTTCAAAATGAAATTTGGACAAAAAAAGAAATTATTCAACATCAAAATGAAATGATTGAATTAATTTGTAAGCATTATAAAAAATAA
- a CDS encoding AlbA family DNA-binding domain-containing protein: protein MDIEREIIPLIGTSESEILEYQAVLPPSKNIAQLICSFANSEGGYIVLGVSDNLEINGLSEDFHSNAITHKALDLLSPQPNVYYQYIAYKGKKLYVIKIEKASSTILLENKIYKRIGAATKLLNAPEILFKINGYSRIKEINLNIEALKINATNSKIKLLEHYQSILKIVDDLGILLYPNDPTQITINQEGKILSRIIFSSFVDNFETFLSDLLYEIFLANPSTLKSGQTVTIEEVLNCSDIQEFVRYCSKQKLSKLQKGSVKGFIKDNKQISELNAIDNGQQNEIEKILQIRHLYSHRNGIVDEKFLQYFTGLFALNSEHQMPISEICDKLCYLVNITHQIDTKAIIKFNLAIGT from the coding sequence ATGGATATTGAAAGAGAAATAATTCCTCTAATTGGAACTTCAGAAAGTGAAATATTAGAATATCAGGCGGTATTACCTCCTTCAAAAAATATTGCTCAACTAATCTGCTCATTTGCGAATTCTGAAGGGGGCTATATTGTGCTTGGTGTTTCAGACAATCTTGAAATAAATGGGCTAAGTGAAGATTTTCATTCAAACGCAATTACTCATAAAGCATTAGACTTATTATCACCTCAACCGAATGTTTATTATCAATACATAGCATATAAAGGCAAGAAACTTTATGTAATCAAGATTGAAAAAGCAAGCTCCACGATTTTATTAGAAAATAAAATTTACAAACGAATTGGAGCTGCAACAAAGTTACTTAATGCTCCTGAGATATTATTTAAAATAAATGGTTATTCAAGAATTAAAGAAATTAATTTGAATATTGAAGCATTGAAAATTAATGCAACGAATTCAAAAATAAAGTTATTAGAGCATTATCAAAGTATACTTAAAATTGTTGATGACTTAGGAATCTTGTTGTATCCAAATGACCCAACACAAATAACTATAAATCAAGAGGGGAAAATATTGTCAAGAATAATATTTTCATCGTTTGTTGATAATTTCGAGACTTTTTTATCAGACCTTTTATATGAAATATTTTTAGCTAATCCTTCAACATTAAAGTCTGGTCAGACTGTAACTATAGAAGAAGTTTTAAATTGTTCAGACATACAAGAATTTGTTAGATATTGCTCCAAGCAAAAATTGAGTAAGCTACAAAAAGGTAGCGTAAAGGGTTTTATCAAGGATAATAAACAGATAAGTGAATTGAATGCAATAGATAATGGACAGCAAAACGAAATTGAAAAAATTCTTCAGATTCGACACTTATATTCACATCGAAATGGAATTGTAGATGAAAAATTTCTTCAATATTTTACAGGATTATTTGCTTTGAACTCAGAACACCAAATGCCAATAAGCGAAATTTGCGATAAGCTTTGTTATTTAGTTAACATCACTCACCAAATCGATACTAAAGCAATAATTAAATTTAATTTGGCTATCGGAACATAA
- a CDS encoding PDDEXK nuclease domain-containing protein: protein MSHITDIAYKNWIVELKSKIRSSQVKASLAINAALIEFYWDLGKMIAEKQTAWGTKFIEQVSHDLQVEFPEMKGLSTTNLKYCRSFYLFYQNAIGQQAVAQLPVTPNVQQGVGEISQQSVDQLQHIEKQVNVFGQQFVAQIPWGHNILIFTKSKSYTEAQFYLQQTISNAWGRETLALQIKSQLFERQGKAITNFKQTLPEPLSDLAQQTLKDPYNFDFVNMAGTMKEKDLEKQLITHISKFLLELGKGFAFVGQQYHLEIAENDYYLDLLFYHIKLKCYVVIELKNTKFVPEYTGKMNFYLSAVDTLLKQDDDKPTIGILLCRDKNNIEAEFALRDINKPIGISEFSFTEILPENLKSSLPTVEELENELQHLTNDTDEN from the coding sequence ATGAGTCACATTACGGACATAGCGTACAAAAACTGGATTGTTGAACTGAAATCAAAAATCCGTTCGTCTCAGGTTAAGGCATCTTTGGCGATTAATGCTGCTTTGATTGAATTTTATTGGGATCTGGGCAAAATGATTGCTGAAAAGCAGACTGCCTGGGGAACAAAATTTATTGAGCAGGTTTCTCATGATTTGCAGGTTGAATTTCCAGAAATGAAAGGGCTTTCAACCACTAATCTTAAATATTGCCGTAGTTTCTACTTATTTTATCAAAATGCAATTGGTCAACAAGCTGTTGCCCAATTGCCAGTTACTCCAAATGTTCAACAAGGTGTTGGAGAAATAAGTCAACAATCTGTTGACCAATTACAACATATTGAAAAACAGGTAAATGTATTTGGGCAACAGTTTGTTGCACAAATACCCTGGGGGCATAACATACTGATTTTTACCAAATCAAAAAGTTATACAGAAGCCCAGTTTTATCTTCAGCAAACGATTAGCAATGCCTGGGGACGCGAAACCTTGGCGTTGCAGATAAAATCTCAGTTGTTTGAAAGGCAAGGGAAAGCTATAACCAATTTTAAACAGACGCTGCCAGAGCCTTTGTCTGATCTAGCGCAGCAGACGCTTAAAGATCCCTACAATTTTGATTTCGTGAATATGGCCGGTACCATGAAGGAAAAGGATTTGGAGAAACAATTGATTACACACATCTCTAAATTTTTGCTGGAGTTGGGGAAAGGTTTTGCTTTTGTAGGCCAGCAATACCATCTGGAAATAGCAGAGAACGATTACTATTTGGATTTGCTTTTTTACCACATCAAACTGAAATGTTATGTGGTGATTGAATTGAAGAACACCAAGTTTGTGCCGGAATACACAGGCAAAATGAATTTTTATTTATCTGCTGTAGATACCTTGTTGAAGCAAGACGACGATAAACCAACCATAGGTATTTTGTTGTGTCGCGATAAAAACAACATTGAAGCAGAGTTTGCCTTGCGCGACATCAACAAACCTATAGGTATAAGTGAATTTAGTTTTACCGAAATACTCCCCGAAAATCTTAAAAGCAGTTTGCCCACCGTTGAAGAACTGGAAAATGAATTGCAACATCTAACAAACGATACCGATGAAAACTAA
- a CDS encoding restriction endonuclease subunit S has product MKTKLQKYPAYKDSGVEWLGEIPKHWECIRMKHLFRDYSEKNKQNEELLSVTQNQGVVPRSWVESRMVMPSGALESFKFIQKGDFAISLRSFEGGLEYCHHDGIISPAYTVLKTKRKIANQYYKYLFKSSAFISELQTSIVGIREGKNISYPELSYSLLPIPKIDEQSCIATFLDDKTAKIDQAISIKQKQIELLKERRQILIHKAVTRGLNPKVKMKDSGVEWIGEVPEGWEVKKLLGLCNFIRGNSSFGKDDLLNDGEYVALQYGKTYKVNEVNEEYNYFVNNEFYKASQIVNYGDTIIIATSETIEELGHTAYYKRNDLGLIGGEQILLNPNNDKINSHYLYFTSRVFSKELRKYATGIKVFRFNINDLKTIYIAIPPLSEQQQIVEYIETTTAKIATAISLKENEIEKLKEYKANLVNSAVTGKIKVS; this is encoded by the coding sequence ATGAAAACTAAACTACAAAAATATCCTGCATACAAAGATTCGGGTGTGGAATGGTTGGGTGAGATACCGAAGCATTGGGAATGTATTCGGATGAAACATTTGTTCAGAGATTATTCTGAAAAAAATAAACAGAATGAAGAATTGCTGTCCGTTACACAAAATCAAGGTGTTGTTCCTAGGAGTTGGGTAGAAAGTAGAATGGTTATGCCGTCTGGCGCATTAGAGTCTTTTAAGTTTATACAAAAAGGCGATTTTGCTATAAGCTTAAGGTCGTTTGAGGGTGGTTTAGAGTATTGCCATCATGATGGTATAATTAGCCCAGCTTATACTGTTTTAAAAACTAAGAGAAAAATTGCCAATCAGTATTATAAATATTTGTTTAAGTCATCAGCTTTTATTTCAGAATTACAAACAAGCATTGTTGGAATACGAGAAGGAAAAAATATTAGCTATCCTGAGCTATCTTATTCTCTTCTACCAATTCCTAAAATTGATGAGCAATCCTGTATCGCCACTTTTCTTGACGACAAAACTGCTAAGATAGACCAAGCGATATCTATCAAACAAAAGCAAATAGAACTACTTAAAGAACGCAGACAAATTCTCATACACAAAGCCGTTACCCGTGGGTTGAATCCAAAGGTTAAAATGAAGGACAGCGGTGTTGAATGGATTGGCGAGGTGCCGGAGGGTTGGGAGGTGAAGAAATTACTTGGATTATGTAATTTCATTAGAGGGAATTCAAGTTTTGGAAAAGATGATTTACTAAATGATGGAGAGTATGTTGCATTACAATATGGGAAAACATATAAAGTAAATGAAGTGAATGAAGAATATAATTATTTTGTCAATAATGAATTTTACAAGGCAAGCCAAATAGTAAATTACGGTGATACTATAATTATTGCTACATCAGAGACAATTGAAGAATTGGGGCATACTGCATATTATAAAAGAAATGATTTAGGTTTAATCGGAGGTGAACAAATATTGTTGAATCCAAATAATGATAAAATAAATAGTCATTATTTATACTTTACTTCAAGAGTGTTTTCAAAAGAACTAAGGAAATATGCAACTGGAATAAAAGTTTTTAGATTTAATATAAATGACTTGAAAACTATATACATTGCTATTCCGCCTCTTTCAGAACAACAGCAAATTGTGGAATATATAGAAACCACCACAGCCAAAATTGCCACTGCCATTTCCCTCAAAGAAAATGAAATAGAAAAGTTAAAAGAATACAAGGCGAATTTGGTTAATAGTGCGGTAACGGGTAAAATAAAGGTGAGTTAG